The Carassius carassius chromosome 31, fCarCar2.1, whole genome shotgun sequence genome includes a region encoding these proteins:
- the LOC132111903 gene encoding receptor expression-enhancing protein 3-like, translating to MVSWIISRVIVLVFGTLYPAYYSFKAVKSKNVKEYVRWMMYWIVFALYTAVETITDLSLAWFPVYYELKMAFVFWLLSPYTRGASVLYRKFLHPMLASKEREIDEYIVQAREKSYETVVNFGRQGLTIAAAAAVSAAVKGQGAISERLRSFSIPDLTQFPSEQSAFSNPSRRVLQPAHPSAADSGSDTSTTPPGVG from the exons ATGGTCTCGTGGATTATATCTAGGGTCATCGT TCTTGTGTTTGGAACGCTGTATCCTGCGTACTACTCCTTTAAAGCCGTCAAATCCAAGAATGTCAAAGAATAT GTGCGATGGATGATGTACTGGATTGTGTTTGCTCTTTACACAGCAGTGGAGACCATCACAGATCTTTCTTTGGCttg GTTTCCAGTTTACTACGAACTGAAAATGGCTTTCGTCTTTTGGTTGCTGTCTCCCTACACCAGAGGAGCCAGTGTCCTCTACAGGAAGTTCCTACACCCTATGCTGGCATCCAAGGAAAGG GAGATTGACGAATATATTGTCCAGGCCAGGGAGAAGAGTTATGAGACTGTGGTGAATTTTGGGCGGCAGGGTCTCACGATtgcggctgctgctgctgtctcgGCTGCTGTGAAG GGACAGGGTGCCATTAGTGAACGTCTGAGGAGTTTCAGTATTCCAGACCTGACGCAGTTCCCTTCTGAACAATCAGCATTCTCCAACCCCAGCCGACGGGTCCTCCAGCCTGCTCACCCTAGCGCTGCTGATTCTG GATCTGACACCAGCACCACTCCACCTGGAGTGGGTTAG